In Macrobrachium nipponense isolate FS-2020 chromosome 15, ASM1510439v2, whole genome shotgun sequence, a single genomic region encodes these proteins:
- the LOC135226747 gene encoding uncharacterized protein LOC135226747, which translates to MYRQDWVQVRVAEAKAEREAEKEAELLEKEAEQRDREGRRARIERSGAAYPREEEKQKREAAAHPRAKLEASKTAQQREREADGSPPRQKEKSRATREEADCSQEKKRRAERPNVGSRVARKEKREEAERLEGEAEWLTQEKREEAEQLEREAEWLAQEKREEAEQLEREADWLTQEKREEAERLEGEAEWLAKEKREAESLKEGRQSGWNPGEKKRRTERTRGGSRVGSPREKATQVTRRGKSRVAHPREKRRSRATGEGGRVARLREKKRSRATRERNRVACPKEKRSRATREGSRVVRPKEKRRNRATREGSRVARP; encoded by the exons ATGTACCGGCAGGACTGGGTTCAAGTCAGAGTAGCTGAGGCCAAAGCAGAGAGGGAAGCCGAGAAGGAAGCAGAGCTACTCGAGAAAGAAGCAGAACAACGCGACAGGGAAGGAAGAAGAGCGAGAATTGAGAGAAGTGGAGCGGCTTACCCAAGAGAAGAGGAGAAGCAGA AGAGGGAAGCAGCGGCTCACCCAAGAGCAAAACTAGAAGCAAGCAAGACTGCTCAACAAAGAGAGAGGGAAGCAGATGGCTCACCCCCAAGACAAAAAGAGAAGAGCAGAGCGACTAGAGAGGAAGCAGactgctcacaagaaaaaaagagaagagcagAGCGACCTAACGTGGGAAGCAGAGTGGCTcgcaaagagaaaagagaagaagcagaGCGACTAGAGGGGGAAGCAGAGTGGCTCacccaagagaaaagagaagaagcagaGCAACTAGAGAGGGAAGCAGAGTGGCTCgcccaagagaaaagagaagaagcagaGCAACTAGAGAGGGAAGCAGACTGGCTCACccaagaaaaaagagaagaagcagaGCGACTAGAGGGGGAAGCAGAGTGGCTCgccaaagagaaaagagaagcagagtCACTAAAAGAGGGAAGGCAGAGTGGCTGGAACCcaggggaaaaaaagagaagaacagAGCGAACTAGAGGGGGAAGCAGAGTGGGCTCGCCCAGAGAAAAAGCGACGCAGGTCACTAGGAGAGGGAAAAGCAGAGTGGCTCacccaagagaaaagagaagaagcagaGCGACTGGAGAGGGAGGCAGAGTAGCTCGcctaagagaaaagaaaagaagcagAGCGactagagagagaaatagagtggCTTGCccaaaagaaaagagaagcagagCAACTAGAGAGGGAAGCAGAGTGGTTCGcccaaaagaaaagagaagaaacagAGCGACTAGAGAGGGAAGCAGAGTGGCTCGTCcatga